Below is a genomic region from Pedosphaera parvula Ellin514.
AACCAGCCCGCAACTTTGCGATCGCGCAGGCAAAAAATTCCTGGGTTCTGGTGGTGGATGCTGACGAACGTGTTTCACCTGGACTCGCGACTTGGATTAAGGACCATCTGGGCAGCATCTCCGCAGTGGCTTTTCGCATTCCCCGACGCAATTTTTATAGCGATCGCTGGATCACTTGTTGTGGGTGGTTTCCCGATGAGCAGCTGCGGCTGTTTCAGCGTGATTACGTGCGTTACTCCGATCGCATTCACCGCGCTCCAACGGTGGAGGGTTCGGTAATAACCCTGCCCCTGCACGGCGAAGCCTTTTTTGCTCATTATGGGTTCAACACCCTTGAAGCGCGCGTGGAAAAGGACAACAAATATTCGAGCATTACCGCTCAATCCATGTTTCAGGAAGGTCGCCGCATCGGGGCCTTTGGGCTTTTAACGCGCACGGTATGGGCTTTCGTCACCGCCTACTTGTTTCAGGGCGGCATTCGGTTTGGGACTTTGGGTGTCAGCCTGGCTTGGGAGCGGGCATTTGCCACGTTTTTAAAATATGCCAAGCTGTGGGAATTGCAGCAGAAGCACAAATCTTCTTGAATGCCAGAACGGGTCAACCCGTCTATTCATCCAGTGAACTGCATTGGAAGTACGTCAACGCACGTTTATAAATCTTTAGTCTCCCCCTTGCGCAGACGACTCTCTTCTGCTCCTTTAACTGCAAACATTGTCCGGACTGACAGGAGGTCAGGACGCAAAAAACACAGTAATTAAATTGAACCAATGAATTCGAATACTTCCGCCCCGGGATTTCAAGATCGCTATTCTTCCAAGAAAATGGCCAAGCCGGTTAATTTTATTTATTTTGCTCCACAGGCACAAAGTGTTTTCCTCATCGGCGACTTCAACGACTGGGATCCCAATGCTTTTCCAATGAAAAAGCAGCCCGACGGTGCCTGGCTCATTCAAATTCCCCTTCCCCATGGACATCATCATTACCAATATCTGGTGGATGGGAAGCCAGTCCTGGACCCGAAGGCGCAAGGCATCGCCCGGAACGAGAAGAACGAGAAGGTCTCGCTTCTGGCAGTCAGTTAGCGTGCTTTGCAGACCGTTCCAAAGTCACTTTTCGACACATTCTGATTGAATTAAAGGGGACAAAACCTTGTAGTATCAGGCTGCATGGTTTTCAGTTCGCCCATTTTTTTATTTCTGTTTTTGCCGATAGTGCTGACGATTTATTCCTGTCTGCCGGGGATTCGTCTGAAAAATGCCTGGCTTCTATTGGTCAGCCTGGTTTTTTATGCCTGGGGTGAGGCGGTCTTCGTTTTGTTGATGCTCTGTTCCACCCTGATGAACTACGGCCTGGGTTTATGGGTGGATAAGGTGGCGGAACCCAAACGCAGGAAATGGGCGGTGGGCCTGGCGGTCGCCATCAACATTGGACTGCTGGCCTTTTTCAAATATGCCAATTTCTTTGTTGATAACCTGAACCCCTTGTTAAGCTCACTGGGATTGGGGCTTATCAACTTTCCTAAAATACGTCTGCCCATTGGTATTTCCTTTTTCACCTTTCATGCGCTTTCGTATGTCATCGACATTTATCGCCGCAAGAGCCGGGCGGCGCGCAATCCGTCTGACACGGCCCTCTACATTTTCTTTTTCCCGCAACTCATCGCCGGCCCGATCCTGCGCTGGAGCGCCATCGCGCCGCAAATTGCCCAGCGCCTGGTTACCCGTGCCAGTTTTACTGAAGGGATACGGCGGTTTGTGGGTGGCATGGCCAAAAAAATGATCGTGGCCAATGCAGTGGCCATTCCCGCCGATCAGATTTTCGCGCTTCCGGCTGCGGAACTTTCCCCCGTGGTGGCCTGGTTTGGTGCCATCTGTTATACACTCCAAATCTATTTTGACTTTTCCGCCTATTCGGACATGGCCATTGGCATGGGAAAAATGTTTGGTTTTGAGTTCATTGAAAACTTCAACTATCCCTATATTTCCCAATCCATCAAAGATTTCTGGCGACGCTGGCATATTTCACTTTCCTCCTGGTTCCGCGACTATCTTTACCTTCCCATGGGCGGAAACCGCTGTTCCACCGGCCGGAATTATTTCAACCTGGTCACAGTCTTCTTTCTTTGCGGGCTTTGGCATGGAGCGAGTTGGACGTTCGTTGTCTGGGGCCTTTATCATGGATTGTTCCTGGTCCTCGAACGGACGCGCTTTGGCACTCTCATGGATTCGCTGCCACGGCCAGCGCAGCATATTTACACCCTGGTTGTGGTCATGGTGGGCTGGGTTCTATTTCGTGCCGATGCCTTTCCGCAGGCGATGGCTTTTCTAAAGTCGATGTTCGGTTTGAGCGGCGCAACCATAGCCAGCCAGCCTTTGGCCCGATATTTGAGCCGCCAGGTTGCCTGGTCAGTTTTGATTGGTGCGATCTTTTCGATGCCATTTTGGCCTTGGTTCAAGCAACGCTGCGCAAACCTGGTTAAATCCCTGCCGCATCCGGTGCAACCAGCGGCACAAGTCTTTGGCCTGGTTATTGAACCCGTGATGTTGACTGCCCTGATGCTTATCTCCGCGGCGTGGTTGGCGGGAGGAACATACAACCCGTTCATTTATTATAGATTTTAAGTGGCATGACAAAATCCACCCTGGAAAAAATTAGCAAAACCACTCAGTGGGTGATCATTGCCCTTTTTATCGGTTTACTTTGGTTGCCGGCACTGGATTCTTATTTTCATTT
It encodes:
- a CDS encoding glycosyltransferase family 2 protein; the protein is MTPVSVVVNTLNEEANLPGCLESLRWADEVVVVDMHSIDRTAEIATAFGCRVFQHERTGYVEPARNFAIAQAKNSWVLVVDADERVSPGLATWIKDHLGSISAVAFRIPRRNFYSDRWITCCGWFPDEQLRLFQRDYVRYSDRIHRAPTVEGSVITLPLHGEAFFAHYGFNTLEARVEKDNKYSSITAQSMFQEGRRIGAFGLLTRTVWAFVTAYLFQGGIRFGTLGVSLAWERAFATFLKYAKLWELQQKHKSS
- a CDS encoding isoamylase early set domain-containing protein; translation: MNSNTSAPGFQDRYSSKKMAKPVNFIYFAPQAQSVFLIGDFNDWDPNAFPMKKQPDGAWLIQIPLPHGHHHYQYLVDGKPVLDPKAQGIARNEKNEKVSLLAVS
- a CDS encoding MBOAT family O-acyltransferase, producing MVFSSPIFLFLFLPIVLTIYSCLPGIRLKNAWLLLVSLVFYAWGEAVFVLLMLCSTLMNYGLGLWVDKVAEPKRRKWAVGLAVAINIGLLAFFKYANFFVDNLNPLLSSLGLGLINFPKIRLPIGISFFTFHALSYVIDIYRRKSRAARNPSDTALYIFFFPQLIAGPILRWSAIAPQIAQRLVTRASFTEGIRRFVGGMAKKMIVANAVAIPADQIFALPAAELSPVVAWFGAICYTLQIYFDFSAYSDMAIGMGKMFGFEFIENFNYPYISQSIKDFWRRWHISLSSWFRDYLYLPMGGNRCSTGRNYFNLVTVFFLCGLWHGASWTFVVWGLYHGLFLVLERTRFGTLMDSLPRPAQHIYTLVVVMVGWVLFRADAFPQAMAFLKSMFGLSGATIASQPLARYLSRQVAWSVLIGAIFSMPFWPWFKQRCANLVKSLPHPVQPAAQVFGLVIEPVMLTALMLISAAWLAGGTYNPFIYYRF